GCTCCGGGGAGGGCGCGTCTCCCTCTGAGGGGGAGGGCCGGCCGGCCCAGCACCCTTTTCTGGCCTTTGGCTTGGAGATTCTGTCCTGGGATAGAGTCCCGGTTCCTTTTTATCAGCtgagctctttattattattattttttttttaaaaagcattttaattgatttcagtgaggaagagagagagagagacatccatgatgagagagaatcacggaccggctgcctcctgcacgcccctcactggggatcgagcccgcaacccgggcctgtgcccttgaccgggaatcgaaccctgacctcctggttcccaggtcgacgctccacccctgagccacgccagccgggctgaggTCCTACCTTTCATACCCTTTTCCACGCTCAGTGCGTGTCTGCGCCGACCGCACGCGGGTTCAGCGCCCGTGGCCACCTGTGGAGGGCGCCCCCGAGAGGCCGCGGTCTCCCCAGCCCACGGGCCGCGGTCCGGGGTCTCCTGGGCCTcgctgatccccccccccccccccgccccccgcagcctgGCCCGGCAGTGGAGCctggaggacgaggaggagcAGCAGCGAGAGCGCCGGCGACGCCACCGCAACCTCAGCTCCACGTCGGACGAGGACCGGCCGGCCCGGTCCGCCCCGAACGGGGGGCGGCCGGCCTCCGACAGGTGCGCGGTCGGTCCGGGCGGGGCCCCGGGGCGCCTCCTCCGCGGGGCGACGTCTCAGGCAGCAGGAGGCCTTCCCGGGGGACGCGGCTCGGGGCGTGAAGAGGATGGTCCAGCCCCCCTCGGTCCCCACCGGGCAGGGCTCCCTCCGCCCTGaccgtcccccccgccccccgacaggCACCCGGCACCCAGTCCCGGGGGGGCGATCGGAGGCAGAGCGTCCACCGGGGATGGCGACCCCCCTGGAGGGGCAGGGCCGGGACCTGTGTCCACTCTGCCAGGCTCTGTGGCTGTCCTGTCCCCACGAACCCAGCCTGTGGCCCCAAACTCGGACCCTCCAATCCCCTTCTGAGGGATGGCTGGTCTGGCCACCCAGCTTTGGGGTGTGAGGGCCAGGAAGAGAAGGGCCCAGGGTGTCCCCAatgtatccttttttaaaatttttttattgatttcagagagagagagagagagagagaagagagaaacatccatgatgagagagaatcctggatcggctgcctcctgcacgccccctactggggatcgagcccccaacccgggcctgtgccctgaccgggaatggaatggtgacctcctggttcctaggctgacgctcagcccctgagccacgccggctggacaGGGTGCCTGGTGGACATGACACCTCGGACGCCCTCGATGTGATCCTTATCTGAGTaatggtggggtgtggggtggccaggGGAGTCTCTCCCACGTCAGACGCCACGCCCtctgaccctcccacccccatcttctGGCCCAGGCTGCCCAGCGTGGAGGAAGCCGAGGTGCCCACAGCGCCGCCCGCGGCCCCCCGAGATGAGGGCGAGGAGGTGCAGGCCATCCTCAGGACGCGGAgggagcggcggcagcggcggcagggGGTGGAGGCCACGCAGGCCCCCGTCCACGAGCAGCTGGAGGCCGAGGagggagggcacagcctgggccCCGGGCAGGCCACCCGGCCGTCCCTCACACCCACGAAGGAGGCGGCCGCCCCCCCACGCCGCGGCCTGAGCCAGCAGGCGCCCCGGGCCCGGGCGGAGGAGAGCGCGGCCGCCCCAGAGCcaggggccaggcagaggggggtCCCGGAGAAGCCCCCGGGCGCAGAGAAGAAGCCCGCCGGCCCGGAGAAGACGCCGGGGCGGGAAACGGGGCCGCGCTCCGAGGACACGCCCGTTGTCGCCGAGCGGAAGTCGGTGCTGGAGAAGATGGACGTGTGGGAGCAAAGGCCGAGTCCGAGTCCCGCCGGAGCGGGCGCCCCCGGGAAGCAGCCGCCCCCAGGGAAGGCGGCGGGCGCGGAGAGGGGACGGGTGTCCGAGAGGGCGCTGATCTTCGAGAAGGCGCAGGTCTCAGAGACAAAGCGGGTCCCCAAGAGGGCCGTGGCCTCGGAGCAGCCCCAGGCCCGGGAGAAGCCTCAGCCCAAGGAGAAGCCTCAGCCCGAGGAGAAGCCTCAGCATCAGGATCGTCCTCGGCCCAAGGACAAGCCTCAGCCCGAGGATCAGCCTCGGCCCAAGGAGAAGCCTCAGCATCAGGATCAGCCTCGGCCCCAGGAGAAGCCTCAGCCTGAGGATGAGCCTCGGCCCGAGGAGAAGCCTCAGCCCGAGGATGAGCCTCGGCCCAAGGAGAAGCCTCAGCCCGAGGATGAGCCTCGGCCCGAGGAGAAGGCCCAGGCTCGGGAGCAGCCCGTGGCCAGGGGAAGCCAGAGAGCCAGGCCCCTCTGCCGCCTGCCCTCGGCAGAGCCGGGGGGGTGCGCCCCTCCGACCgtggcctcccgcctcccgcccatCACGCTCCAGGTGGgcagtgcccccgccccccgtcccacCCAGGTGCCGATGGCTCCCTTGCCGCCTCCCGTCCCCCAGCTTCAGGCTGGCGTGGGCcaggtcctctctctctctctctctctctctccctgctccccgtCACCATCAGAACAGGGGACCCCACGGCAGGGGCCTCCGCTGGGTCACGGGAGCGGATCCTCACCCAGGCCCTGGACTTCGGGGTCCCCCCCCCCGGAAGTCCCCCCAGCAGCTGTGCCCGGCGGCGGGGCTCCAGGGAGCAGTGTCTCCCAtccccacagcagaggcaggcccAGGACCTCGCCCCATGGCCCCCCACTTCCTCCCGCAGCTCCTTGGATGGGCTGGGCGACCCGGGGTCCCCGCGGCTGCCTgggctcggggctcggggctGCCCAGACCGCCTGTGTGACGCGCCCCCTCCGTCCAGGTGAAAATTCccagcaaggaggaggaggaggaggatgcctTCTCGCCCACCGGGGCCACCTACAGCAGCTCCCTCCGCAGGTCCAGCCCCAGGACCATCTCCTTCCGGGTGAGCGTCCCGGGCGCCTCCGGCCTGTCCAGGCGGGCCCGGCCCAGGGGTCGTGGGTCCCGGCCCAGGAGTCGTGGGTCCCGGCCCAGGAGTCGTGGGTCCGACACCAGGAGGACAGAGCGGGCCTTTGGGGTTCCCCTGGTGGCCCCCCGCAGAGGAGGCGGGGTTATAGGAGGGCAGGttggggccgtggtcggcaaacggcggctcgcgagccacaggcggctctctggcccctggagtgtggctcttccacaaaatgccacggcctgggcgagtctatgtggaagaagtggcgttaggagaagtttaagtttaaaaaatgtggctctccaaagaaatgtccatcgtcgtgctgttgatatttggctctgtgggctgatgagtttgccgaccactgggttgggGAGTTGGAAGGTGGATATGGACACACATGAGCAGCCCCACCTGGTGGTGCAATCCGGAACTGCAGGAAGAAAGCTGGAGGCCTCACAGGGCTCATGGgcagtggcggggagggggagggggtggcggggagaggggggtacAGACAGGATAGCAGGTGGTGGCAGGTACCCCCAAAACACCTACAGGGGCCCAAGGAGAGGCTTTCCCCAGActggccaggtgggggcaggtgtcTCCTGGACAAGACGGGGAGGGGGGCCCTCCTGGAGGTTTGGTGGGGAGCTGAGCCgtggagggtgggaggtgtgaggaggaagTGTCTGAGAGGGGGGCCCCTCCCTTGAGGGGGCCGTGGCCTCCCTGGGACCCCCTGCCACCCACGCTCATCAGTGCCTTTCTCTGTCCTTCCAGATGAGCCCCCGGATCAACAACGCGGAATCCACCCTCACCCGCAGGTCAGGGGCCGGAGGGCCTGGCTCTCCTGTCGGGTTGTGATCAGCCTGTTTGCTGAGCCACAGGGCgcatggcaggggggggggtagATGGCGAGGAGGGTCGGGGACGGACGTGTTGGGGTAGAAATGACGGGACCGGGGCGGGTGGTGGGGAGCTCTGGGCctagggaggggaggtggggctgctggAGCCTCGCCCGGGGATGGAGGTGTGCACCCCTGGtctgtgggggggggcggggggggcagggcctCACCTGGTGGTCTCATCCCGTCCTTCTGCCCGGCAGTTCCAGCGTGAGGCTCCCGGTGAAGTTAGGCGAGAAGCTGGAGAGATACCACACGGCCATCCAGGTGGGCCCCCGAGTACCCAGAATGCCCCTGGTCctgcgggcaggggcgggggggcccccccccgagggtgagggtgagggtgtgggcTGCCCCTGGCCTCCCGGCCGCCTCCTGGGTCAGCCCGTGCTTTCTCTCCCCAGCGGTCAGTGTCCGTCAAGACCCCCGGCTCCGCCCGCACCGAGGTCTTCGTGGCGCCCGTGGGCGTGGCCAGCAAGCGCCACCTGTTCGAGAAGGAGCTGGGGGGCCAGGGCCCCGGCCGAGCAGAGCCCGCCTCCAGCCGCAGGGTGAGGGGCGCGGGGCcccgaggcctgaggtccccacaCCCACAGCCGCGGCCCGGGCACTGCCCCAAAACGCCGTGCTTTCCAAAGTCCATTTAAAAAAGTAGATGTTTTTATGGATctcggggaggaagggagagagagagagagagaaacatccatgaggagagagcatcacggaccggctgcctcctgcacgccccacactggggatggagcccgcaacccgggcctgtgccctgatgggaatcgaaccctgacctcctggttcataggtcgacgctccaccacggagccaacCGGCCGGGCTGCGTGTGTCCATTTTGGCCGAAGCTGCCGTTGACCTGAGCCCCCCTTTGGGTCCTGAGCCCCGGTCCCTGCAGctcccggggggcggggcagtggccCTCAGGTCTACGGGGCGCTGCCGGGGGACATGGGGGGCTCTGTCCtgtgccctcccccgccctgacGGAGCCCCTCTTTCAGGAGAACCTGAAACTCTCGGGGGTGGTGACCTCGAGGCTCAACCTGTGGATCAGCAGGACCCAGGAGTCGGGGGACCAGGACCCCCAGGTACggtcccagcctggccctgaccctGGGCCCGTGGGTGGTGggatgaggggtggggtggggcccaggtgtGAAGGGGGTTTTCCAGGAGTGGATGGTGGGCTGGGCCGAGGCCTATGGGTCGGGGGGCAGCAGGGAGAAGGGGCGGGGCTGGAAGGGGGAAGGGCTgagggcccccagccccctgcaggcCCCTTAGTCCCCGTCCCCTCCCCGATGCCCCAACCAGGAGGCGAAGAGCGAGGCGGCAGCCACCAAGCGGACCCCGTGGGCGAAGAGAGCGGGCTCCACGCTGGATGCCGAGGTGAGGGCAGCGGGAGGGGACGCCCCacgcccgccccgcgcccgcaCACAGGAACTGGCCTGCAGTCGCCCAGTCCGAGTACCCAGAATGCCCCTGGTCCTGCTGTCAGGCTGGGGTGCCCCAACCTTGAGCCTTGGTCGAGGCCCAGCTGGCTGCACCCCCTTAGCCCTGtgagctccacccccttagccctgagAGCTGCACCCCCTTAGCCCtgagctccacccccttagccctgtGAGCTTCACCCCTTAGCCCTGAGCTCCACCCCTTTAGCCCtgagctccacccccttagccctgtGAGCTGCACCCCCTTAGCCCTGAGCTCCACCCCCTTCGCCCTGAgagctccacccccttagccctgagctccacccccttagccctgagctccacccccttagccctgtgagctccacccccttagccctgagctccaccccgttagccctgagctccacccccttagccctgtgagctccacccccttagccctgtgagctccacccccttagccctgagctccacccccttagccctgtgagctccacccccttagccctgagctccacccccttagcccagagctccacccccttagccctgtgagctccacccccttagccctgagctccacccccttagcccagagctccacccccttagccctgtgagctccacccccttagccctgaggtccacccccttagccctgagctccacccccttagcccagagctccacccccttagccctgtgagctccacccccttagccctgagctccacccccttagccctgagagctccacccccttagccctgagctccacccccttagccctgtgagctccacccccttagccctgagctccacccccttagccctgagctccacccccttagccctgagagctccacccccttagccctgtgagctccacccccttagccctgagctccacccccttagccctgagctccacccccttagccctgagctccacccccttagccctgagctccacccccttagccctgtgagctccacccccttagccctgtgagctccacccccttagccctgagagctccacccccttagccctgagctccacccccttagccctgagctccacccccttagccctgtgagctccacccccttagccctgagctccacccccttagccctgagctccacccccttagccctgagctccacccccttagccctgagagctccacccccttagccctgtgagctccacccccttagccctgagagctccacccccttagccctgagagctccacccccttagccctgagAGCTCCACCACCTTAGCCCTGtgagctccacccccttagccctgtgagctccacccccttagccctgagctccacccccttagccctgagctccacccccttagccctgagctccacccccttagccctgagctccacccccttagccctgagctccacccccttagccctgtgagctccacccccttagccctgagaactccacccccttagccctgagAGCTGCACCCCCTTAGCCCTGtgagctccacccccttagccctgtgagctccacccccttagccctgagagctccacccccttagccctgtGAGCTTCACCCCCTTAGCCCTGtgagctccacccccttagccctgtgagctccacccccttagccctgagctccacccccttagccctgtGAGCTTCACCCCCTTAGCCCTGAGAACTCTGTCCCCTTCAGTCCCACAGACTAGGGGGCTGGgccctggtgggtgtgggtgtgggtgtggggtgagagggtgggggtgggtgtgggggtgggggtgaatgtgggtgtgggtgggggtgtgggtgtgggtgtgggtgggggtgtgggtgtgggtgtgggtgggggtgagggtgtgggtgggggtgagggtgtgggtgtgggtgggggtgtgggtgtgggtgtgggtgagggtgagggtgtggatgtgggggtgtgggtgagggtgtgggtgtgggtgggggtgaggggcttgAGCAGAGGACTGCCTTCCTgtgcacaccccctccccgcccagcccaggACCCTCCCTCGCTGACAGGTCTCTGTCCCGCAGGTGTGAGGCGGCGCCAGGCAGCTGCACGTCCCGCCTCCCTCgcgccagccctgcctccgcaGCTGCGCCCTCACCTCCCCGTCGCCCCGACCCTTCTCTGCCTCCGGACCTGGGCCCGGCATGTCCGGGGCTCCGGCAGCTCCTTCCCGGGCAGCCCCGGGGGCGGGTGCCAGGCTCCGTCTCGTGCCACCGCGGGCACAGCCTCCCGGGACCCACGTCCGCCCTTGGCCTGGGAGTCCTGTCCACGCGGCGTCTCCGGCTCCGGCTgctgcagggccaggccccccGTCCCGTCCCATCCGCCCGCCCCGCTCgggtctcccccctcccctgggcccctcGCTGAGTCCCTGTTCCAGACCTCGCACTCCCGCCCGCCTCGCCCGCCCTCACCCTGCAGGGAGCTCAGCCTCTGTGCCCCCCTCTGTGCTCAGGAAAGATGGATAAACTCGCTCACTTTGGTGTCAGTGACTGAGAGCCTCCTGCCCATCGACCCCTCCCCGGAGGCTCCGCGTCCTTACGGGTCGTCcgcaccgtgtgtgtgtgtgtgtgtgtgtgtgtgtgtatgcatgcatgcgtgtgtgcatgtgtgtgcgtggtgtgtgtatgtatgtggtgtgtgtgattgtgtgcatggcatgtgtatgtgtgtgtgtatgtatgtgtgtgtgtgtatgtgtgtgtggtgtgggggagagggtgtgtgtatgcgtgtgtaatgcatgtatatgtgtgtgtgtgtatgtagtgtgtggtgtgtggtgtgtgtgtgtgtgtgtgtgtgtgtgtgtgtgtgtggtgtgggggggagagggggggtgtgTGGATTATTTTTGGGGGGGTCCATCATCATTTTCCTAGCAGCCCCCCGCTTCCTCACACGAATCTGGGTTGCATCCTATTGTCCTCCGTCGTGATTCTGGGGGGCAGACCGGCcagcccccctcacacacactctcccaaTTCCCATCCCCAGCACCGTGGCCCCTGGGAGCGTGGAGGTCCTGGGCCATCTGAGAATCCAGGCCGCACCACCCTCCTCGGatagtcaataaaatatgttaaaaaaagcatctgaggggccagggccagggctcggGGCACCACGAGGAGGAGCCGGGTCCGGGCGAGGGGCCCTGCTCGGCGTCGGGACGGGGCCTCCAAGAGCCCGAGGCCCAGGGGAGAGTCGGCTCGGCGGCCACGAGACGTGGTTCCCTCCGCTCGCTCATTCCGGTGGCGCACGGGGccgcgtccctccctccctccctcccggccagCGGATAGCGGggccccgtccctccctccctcccagcggaCAGCAGggcccgtccctccctccctccctcccagcggaCAGCAGGGGCCCGTCCCGGCCAGCGGGTCTCAGGGTCCAGCAGGCTCAGGAGATCACAGCTtcatttgattgattgattattattattattttaaaatagatgtttACTGattccagggagggagggagagggagagacagaaacatccatgatgagagagcatcatggatcggctgcctcctgcacgccccaccccggggatggagcccgccacccgggcctgtgccccgactgtgaatcgaaccctgacctcttgagCGACACCGCCGGGCAGCTCCATTTTAaacccctggggggggggggggagcggtccCCACGCAGCCAGCCGCCTGTCCCCGAGCCATCGCTTGCGCCTGCAAGTTCGCTCTCCCCGCCTGACCTCCCGTAGGGCCCTTCCCTcccggcgggggggcggggaggggaggacttGGGGTCACGGAGACCCGCTTCGCAGATCGACGTCCTCACGGGGCCGCAGCCCGGTGTCCCGAGTCGGCCGCTCGGCCACGAGGAGCATCCAGGGAGCGGCCTGGGGGACGCCGTGGCCCTCCGGACACTGGGGAGTGTTGTGGGGGCGGCCTcgggcccccagccctgcccccccccccagcccccgtcCCAGGCGCGGCCTCTGGCAGCGGCTCTATCAGGCTGTCAGGAGGGACAGCTGGCTTCTGTCCCCGGCAGATCTGTCGGGTTTTAAATAGCCGGACCACCCCATGGGCTTATATGGTCTGAGCACCAAGCCGGTCGGCCTGTCCCCGGCACCTGCCCCCGAGCCCCcaacacccccgccccctcccccgcacatTCCTCTGCCCTGGAGGCCCAGCCCCCCCACAGCTTAAAGCCCTGCCCGCCCGGCCCTCGCCCAGTCCCTGCCTGGCTGAGAAGGCACCTCGCTCTGTCCTGTGCGGAGGTGAGACGGTGGGGGGAGGCGCTGAGGCGGGGCCGGCATCCTGGCCCCTCTGTCCGTCCGGCTCTGCCTGCGTCCGCTCTGGGGGCCGTGGGAGTGGACGGAGGTCCGTGTTCCCTCCACGAGGGGCCAGGCTTCCGAGGAGGGGACGCAGGGACAGGGCTCCAGAGAGCCGGGCGGGGAGGTCGTGTCACGGCGTGTGTGAGCCCAGCTCGTGGGTTAGAGGGTCACCCCTGAGTCTAGCTCCCCTCGTCCCACCCCCCCAACACGCCCGCAGGGAAATCTCCCCCTGGTTTTGCAGCTTCTCCTGCGGAGAAAATATGTGAGGGAAGGGTTGCCTGGAGGGTCAGGAATGTCAGTGGCATTCCAGGCCCAGGGAGTCCCTCCTCTGACGCATCCTCTGGGGCAGAGGGGGCATTTGTGGGGATCAAgttgctccctgcccctcccttccgcccccagctgcccctgcccatgCCCTGTCCCCTGGCTCCCGGGGGCGCTGACAGCTGCAGCGAGGGCTGTCC
This sequence is a window from Eptesicus fuscus isolate TK198812 chromosome 24, DD_ASM_mEF_20220401, whole genome shotgun sequence. Protein-coding genes within it:
- the LAD1 gene encoding ladinin-1, with translation MSGRKDWSALSSLARQWSLEDEEEQQRERRRRHRNLSSTSDEDRPARSAPNGGRPASDRLPSVEEAEVPTAPPAAPRDEGEEVQAILRTRRERRQRRQGVEATQAPVHEQLEAEEGGHSLGPGQATRPSLTPTKEAAAPPRRGLSQQAPRARAEESAAAPEPGARQRGVPEKPPGAEKKPAGPEKTPGRETGPRSEDTPVVAERKSVLEKMDVWEQRPSPSPAGAGAPGKQPPPGKAAGAERGRVSERALIFEKAQVSETKRVPKRAVASEQPQAREKPQPKEKPQPEEKPQHQDRPRPKDKPQPEDQPRPKEKPQHQDQPRPQEKPQPEDEPRPEEKPQPEDEPRPKEKPQPEDEPRPEEKAQAREQPVARGSQRARPLCRLPSAEPGGCAPPTVASRLPPITLQVKIPSKEEEEEDAFSPTGATYSSSLRRSSPRTISFRMSPRINNAESTLTRSSSVRLPVKLGEKLERYHTAIQRSVSVKTPGSARTEVFVAPVGVASKRHLFEKELGGQGPGRAEPASSRRENLKLSGVVTSRLNLWISRTQESGDQDPQEAKSEAAATKRTPWAKRAGSTLDAEV